In the genome of Coraliomargarita algicola, one region contains:
- a CDS encoding glycoside hydrolase family 2 TIM barrel-domain containing protein, translating into MATRFGFREFEIRGRDFYLNGTRTVLLRNSHLTSLTTSREHIFSEVRSSAGNPYNCIRMHLGFNSEALLDLCDELGVLAIPESAWHNSLDSKTPLAERALWLPNVVEYTRGMIQLHRNRPSVILWNLTNESIWGKTSPDYMEVADALVAVAKEMDPTRPFAGDGEVDWGGRLPVTTIHYPESTIKNSLREAYPSSGSVLPNDAHWLRVGEKNESWRAEFIWDKPLVIGEYWYPSGNADPYSAFMGESVYDWQKWRRQRMDGRDLGPAEANEFVKSQQILTDAYRMDGVAGVNPWASDGNRAMPRLAVRPVDFFPNLQSGAVNVRKFVVFNDSGRSYGRMNLQCQLQVEGDTVWETVISAPVGAGEMREFEVPIDSPVVTQQAEAELMIRLRWERAGGWHQLDRYNETVFVMPSEDLSDLAAAQILLFDPSGKTADSLQALGLNVAPTASLTAGDLQGKQVLLVGEDTDATEFKDVIVDFVHSGGRAIVLRQDRWVPMSGQLPDYEKTHLSTRAWRRSFDHPIIQGMDDAQFSYWRPNHLVSIKTFRKPATGRYAAILDSGGLYGLNWSPLVEVPMERGLFLLSSLDLVNRSDVEPAAAHLLGNMLRYAMDWQPVLSQPLRLLDDNHTALRAALDAAGVVYQEGLDAEGPILLDASYTVEAEELSEIRARLEAGAHVWLHGFTEVTIGSVAQLFPFEPKLQAYDPTVQSAVRRSEDPLMNNLSSFDFFWTQVDLEARSDYFGEGYPTAQLGGPELQLPYLEAGERLVHPGLLVKIPVGAGTLLFDNVLWPEALGAETDKVTRIVSALAANQGAEVKTNSDETLYEYSPIDLSQHANMGYYDRVADDGVGGWTDQGDNDMRFFLINHVGKRGGLESGMEIEAQNFPAEVNLAGRKFWLLDPRETLDHAVISLRGGEHGHQLPEKCEGIVVGKKADTLWFLQAAGWTPEEPRAEVARYIIHYSDGTQVVFPIRYGLEISEWWKPQPLSQAKVAWSGRNLGQSPIGIYSTPWSNPHPEKEIATIDMIGNLSPTQVVLLAITAGVNLDLQQAGEVLAEWQLGDFDGEYVPSRVDHAGRLTARTPAPTRVEQDGKSMLHFQDEQSLSGRIADLPQQGGLGSGQPFAVKVVFTPEAKPTGYFAGIFQAAQYGQRGFRMLLDQRMKLVLEIFSDSEEAKRWGITSSVPLELGRSYTAEVRFDGSYVSLLIDGRVDSMVQAGLPTPFNGDFLVGDASGADYYFTGFIESLWIRSLAKSD; encoded by the coding sequence TTGGCGACACGATTTGGCTTTCGTGAATTTGAAATACGTGGCCGTGATTTTTATTTGAATGGTACACGTACAGTTCTGCTGCGAAATAGTCATTTGACTTCTTTGACGACCAGTCGTGAGCATATCTTTTCAGAAGTGCGTTCGAGTGCGGGGAATCCCTATAATTGTATCCGCATGCATCTAGGTTTTAATTCGGAGGCACTCTTGGACCTCTGTGATGAACTGGGAGTATTGGCGATTCCTGAATCGGCCTGGCATAATTCTTTGGATAGTAAGACGCCGCTGGCGGAGCGAGCTCTGTGGCTGCCGAATGTGGTGGAGTACACGCGAGGTATGATCCAACTGCACCGTAATCGTCCTTCGGTGATTCTATGGAATTTAACGAATGAGTCCATCTGGGGCAAAACCAGCCCTGATTATATGGAAGTGGCGGATGCATTGGTGGCAGTCGCAAAAGAGATGGACCCGACGCGTCCTTTCGCAGGAGATGGCGAAGTGGATTGGGGGGGGCGCTTACCGGTGACGACAATTCATTATCCCGAGTCGACTATTAAGAATTCACTACGAGAAGCCTATCCGAGTTCAGGCTCTGTTTTGCCTAACGATGCGCATTGGCTGCGGGTGGGCGAAAAAAATGAGAGTTGGCGTGCGGAATTCATTTGGGATAAACCGCTGGTTATAGGTGAGTATTGGTATCCTTCTGGGAATGCTGATCCCTATTCGGCATTCATGGGTGAGTCGGTGTATGACTGGCAAAAATGGCGTCGACAACGTATGGATGGCCGGGACCTCGGGCCGGCTGAGGCGAATGAGTTTGTTAAGAGCCAGCAAATCCTGACCGATGCCTATCGTATGGACGGAGTTGCGGGGGTGAATCCATGGGCCTCTGATGGGAACCGTGCGATGCCGCGCCTAGCGGTGCGCCCGGTCGATTTTTTTCCGAACCTTCAGAGCGGTGCAGTTAATGTGCGCAAGTTTGTGGTCTTCAATGATAGTGGTCGTAGTTATGGACGTATGAACCTGCAATGCCAGCTCCAGGTCGAGGGGGATACTGTGTGGGAGACTGTGATTTCTGCGCCAGTCGGGGCAGGGGAGATGCGAGAGTTTGAAGTGCCGATCGACAGTCCTGTGGTGACGCAACAAGCTGAGGCGGAACTCATGATTCGCTTACGCTGGGAGCGAGCAGGCGGTTGGCATCAACTGGATCGCTATAACGAGACAGTCTTTGTCATGCCATCGGAGGATCTGTCGGACTTGGCCGCGGCTCAGATTTTGCTTTTCGATCCGAGCGGAAAGACGGCGGATTCGCTGCAGGCACTTGGATTAAATGTAGCACCCACTGCGAGTTTAACCGCAGGGGATTTGCAAGGAAAACAGGTTCTACTAGTCGGCGAAGATACGGATGCCACTGAGTTTAAAGATGTGATCGTTGACTTTGTCCATTCCGGTGGGCGGGCGATTGTCTTACGACAAGATCGCTGGGTGCCGATGAGTGGTCAGTTGCCTGATTATGAGAAGACGCATTTGAGCACGCGGGCATGGCGCCGCAGTTTTGATCATCCAATCATTCAGGGGATGGACGATGCTCAGTTTTCCTATTGGCGTCCCAATCATTTGGTTTCGATTAAGACCTTTCGTAAGCCTGCGACTGGTCGCTATGCTGCGATTCTCGACAGTGGTGGTTTGTATGGTTTGAACTGGTCGCCCTTAGTGGAAGTGCCGATGGAGCGTGGCCTCTTTTTGCTGAGTTCATTGGATTTAGTGAATCGAAGCGATGTGGAGCCAGCAGCTGCGCATTTGCTGGGGAATATGTTGCGCTATGCCATGGATTGGCAGCCTGTGCTGAGTCAGCCTTTGCGTTTACTGGATGATAATCATACTGCATTACGTGCGGCCCTGGATGCGGCCGGTGTGGTGTATCAAGAAGGACTGGATGCCGAAGGGCCGATTTTGTTGGACGCCAGCTACACGGTTGAGGCAGAAGAACTTTCAGAGATTCGTGCGCGACTCGAAGCGGGCGCGCATGTCTGGTTGCATGGGTTTACTGAAGTAACGATTGGCTCTGTGGCCCAGCTGTTTCCTTTTGAACCGAAACTACAAGCCTACGATCCGACTGTGCAGTCGGCCGTGCGGCGATCTGAAGATCCGCTGATGAATAATTTGTCTTCGTTTGACTTCTTTTGGACGCAGGTCGATTTGGAAGCACGGTCAGATTATTTTGGCGAGGGGTATCCGACCGCTCAGTTGGGTGGGCCTGAGTTGCAGTTGCCATATTTAGAAGCTGGGGAACGTTTGGTGCATCCTGGTCTTTTGGTAAAGATTCCTGTCGGGGCAGGGACGCTCTTATTCGACAATGTGCTGTGGCCAGAGGCCTTGGGCGCTGAGACGGATAAAGTCACTCGTATCGTGAGTGCTTTGGCTGCGAATCAAGGAGCCGAGGTTAAGACGAATTCCGATGAGACGCTCTATGAATATTCTCCGATCGATCTCTCACAGCATGCGAATATGGGCTATTACGATCGGGTGGCCGACGATGGCGTTGGCGGCTGGACGGACCAGGGAGATAACGACATGCGCTTCTTTTTGATCAATCACGTTGGCAAAAGAGGTGGATTAGAATCCGGAATGGAAATTGAAGCTCAAAATTTCCCTGCAGAAGTGAATCTTGCCGGACGCAAGTTTTGGCTGTTGGACCCGCGTGAAACTTTGGATCACGCAGTCATTAGTTTGCGTGGCGGAGAGCATGGTCATCAACTGCCCGAAAAATGTGAAGGGATTGTTGTTGGGAAAAAGGCAGATACGCTGTGGTTCTTACAAGCGGCCGGCTGGACACCTGAGGAACCGCGAGCCGAAGTCGCGCGGTATATCATTCACTATAGCGATGGTACGCAGGTCGTGTTCCCGATTCGTTACGGCTTGGAGATTTCCGAGTGGTGGAAGCCGCAGCCACTGTCTCAGGCTAAGGTCGCATGGTCTGGGCGCAATCTAGGACAATCACCGATAGGTATTTATTCGACTCCGTGGAGTAATCCACACCCGGAGAAGGAAATCGCTACGATTGATATGATTGGTAATCTCTCGCCAACACAGGTGGTGTTGTTGGCGATTACTGCCGGAGTGAACCTGGATTTACAGCAAGCTGGAGAGGTTCTCGCTGAGTGGCAATTGGGAGATTTTGATGGGGAGTATGTGCCGAGCCGTGTCGATCACGCAGGTCGATTGACTGCCCGCACGCCAGCGCCCACCCGAGTCGAGCAGGACGGAAAGTCGATGTTACATTTTCAAGATGAGCAGTCTTTATCCGGCCGGATCGCAGACTTGCCGCAACAGGGAGGTTTAGGCAGTGGTCAGCCGTTCGCTGTCAAGGTGGTGTTCACCCCCGAAGCCAAGCCAACGGGGTATTTTGCAGGTATCTTTCAGGCAGCTCAATATGGGCAGCGTGGTTTTCGAATGCTATTGGACCAACGTATGAAATTGGTGCTCGAAATCTTCTCAGATTCAGAAGAGGCGAAGCGCTGGGGAATCACCTCCAGTGTGCCGCTGGAGCTGGGGCGCAGCTATACCGCAGAGGTCCGTTTTGATGGCAGTTATGTCAGTCTATTGATTGATGGGCGTGTCGATTCGATGGTTCAGGCAGGTTTGCCCACACCATTCAATGGTGATTTTCTGGTGGGCGATGCCTCAGGGGCGGATTATTACTTTACCGGTTTCATTGAGTCGCTCTGGATACGCTCATTAGCTAAATCTGACTAG
- a CDS encoding SDR family NAD(P)-dependent oxidoreductase, with amino-acid sequence MSNPENYLNSLFGLQNKVAVVIGGTGELCGAMAEGLAAAGAETVLVGRSEEKAAARLAKIEAAGGKAYFEQVDVNSKASIQELLDNVLKKSGSVDILVNGAGINSPTPILEIEEEEFDRILNTNLKAVLFASQVFGKYLVERGEGGSIINIGSMSGIIPLSRVFTYSATKAAVHNLSKNLAREWAEQQVRVNTIVPGFFPAEQNKKVLTPERVASIMGHTPANRFGEAHELIGATLLLASQAGSFMNGAEIVVDGGYASMTI; translated from the coding sequence ATGTCGAATCCTGAAAATTATCTCAATTCTCTCTTTGGCCTCCAAAATAAGGTGGCGGTCGTTATCGGTGGCACTGGTGAACTCTGCGGAGCGATGGCCGAGGGCCTCGCTGCTGCGGGCGCGGAAACGGTGTTGGTCGGTCGTAGCGAAGAAAAAGCGGCTGCGCGTCTTGCCAAGATTGAAGCGGCAGGCGGCAAGGCTTACTTCGAGCAGGTGGATGTTAATTCGAAGGCGTCCATTCAAGAATTGCTGGATAATGTGCTGAAAAAGTCAGGCTCGGTAGATATCTTAGTCAATGGTGCTGGGATCAATTCGCCGACGCCGATTCTTGAAATTGAAGAGGAGGAATTTGACCGTATTTTGAATACGAATTTGAAAGCGGTGCTCTTCGCCTCGCAGGTCTTTGGTAAATACCTCGTTGAGCGCGGGGAGGGGGGTAGCATCATCAATATTGGCTCCATGAGTGGCATTATTCCGCTCTCGCGCGTCTTTACCTATTCGGCGACCAAGGCGGCGGTGCATAATCTTTCTAAAAACCTGGCACGTGAGTGGGCCGAGCAGCAGGTGCGTGTGAATACCATCGTGCCCGGCTTCTTTCCTGCAGAGCAGAATAAAAAAGTGCTCACTCCAGAGCGGGTCGCTTCCATCATGGGCCACACGCCGGCCAATCGCTTTGGCGAAGCCCACGAATTGATCGGAGCGACGCTGCTGCTGGCCAGCCAGGCCGGTAGCTTTATGAACGGTGCCGAAATCGTCGTTGATGGCGGTTACGCTTCGATGACGATTTAA
- a CDS encoding helix-turn-helix transcriptional regulator, with translation MPPQVKPPHCSFNSIEVVDRPWFPYLCTEVEHWEWRTSGDGHYNFWMALSGEGYLRCETQTFRIFPGAFFIFSPQQKISAAHYSGARITRFSAHFHPIQNGQRITHIKDFPLLGGEVHSLSLAQRQIDVIMRIALRRDDDAVLAQKLHEFIAQCTGQTGIIAEGALNERISEALRIFREAPASVESITQVAQQLGVSRSHFDREFTQQIGQAPKQFLINCKMIEARRYLESSHLRVGEIAEALGYKDIYFFSRQFKQLVGKSPMQYRKELQ, from the coding sequence ATGCCTCCTCAAGTAAAGCCCCCCCACTGCTCTTTCAATTCCATTGAAGTCGTGGACCGGCCATGGTTCCCTTATCTTTGTACTGAAGTAGAACACTGGGAATGGAGAACCTCGGGAGACGGTCATTACAACTTCTGGATGGCACTCTCAGGCGAGGGATATCTACGTTGTGAGACGCAAACGTTTCGAATCTTCCCTGGCGCTTTTTTCATTTTCTCACCTCAACAAAAAATCTCAGCTGCTCACTATTCTGGCGCACGTATCACGCGCTTCTCAGCACACTTCCACCCGATTCAAAACGGCCAAAGAATAACACATATCAAGGATTTTCCATTGTTAGGTGGAGAAGTCCATTCACTCAGTCTGGCACAGCGTCAAATCGACGTCATCATGCGTATCGCATTACGTCGCGACGACGATGCAGTGCTGGCTCAAAAGCTGCACGAATTCATAGCCCAATGCACAGGTCAAACGGGCATCATTGCTGAAGGCGCTCTCAATGAACGCATCTCCGAAGCATTGAGAATCTTCCGTGAAGCCCCCGCCTCCGTCGAATCTATCACTCAGGTCGCCCAGCAGCTAGGAGTTTCGCGCTCTCACTTCGACCGCGAATTCACTCAACAGATAGGACAAGCCCCCAAGCAATTTCTCATCAATTGTAAAATGATTGAAGCGCGCCGTTATTTAGAAAGCAGTCACCTACGTGTTGGCGAAATAGCCGAAGCACTCGGCTACAAGGACATCTACTTCTTCAGTCGTCAGTTCAAACAACTCGTCGGCAAATCCCCGATGCAATATCGTAAAGAACTGCAGTAA
- a CDS encoding sialate O-acetylesterase yields MMNSHPLAAKVATETLNIYLLIGQSNMAGRAPYSEEEARPLPGVYLLNSENDWEPASNPMNRYSTIRKEISMQKMNPGYSFGQVMRAKQPDQTIGLVVNAQGGTSINQWQKGGEFYHEAIIRTRIALETGQLKGILWHQGETDANDPDYLPKLNQLITDLRHDLGAPNIPVVAGQINSSGDYLFNQIILELPRLVTNTAVVSNAGLTAMDQWHFDHDSMLTLGQRYAEKMQALQAKESKPGSE; encoded by the coding sequence ATGATGAACAGCCACCCACTCGCAGCAAAAGTAGCCACAGAGACACTCAACATTTATCTGTTAATAGGCCAATCAAACATGGCTGGCCGAGCGCCTTACTCCGAAGAAGAAGCAAGGCCATTACCTGGTGTCTATTTGCTCAACAGTGAAAATGATTGGGAACCGGCGAGCAATCCGATGAATCGCTATTCCACGATTCGTAAAGAGATCAGCATGCAGAAGATGAATCCCGGCTATAGCTTCGGACAAGTAATGCGAGCCAAGCAGCCCGATCAAACGATCGGACTAGTTGTAAACGCCCAAGGCGGCACCAGTATCAACCAATGGCAAAAAGGTGGAGAATTTTACCACGAGGCGATTATTCGCACAAGAATAGCATTAGAGACAGGGCAGCTCAAAGGTATCCTCTGGCACCAAGGAGAAACCGACGCCAATGACCCCGATTATCTCCCCAAACTCAATCAACTCATAACTGATCTGCGTCACGACTTAGGCGCCCCCAATATTCCCGTCGTCGCAGGCCAGATCAATTCCTCGGGCGACTACCTATTCAACCAAATAATCCTTGAGCTCCCCAGGCTTGTGACCAATACCGCCGTGGTGTCTAACGCAGGTTTAACTGCCATGGATCAATGGCACTTCGACCATGACAGCATGTTAACCCTCGGCCAACGCTACGCGGAAAAAATGCAAGCCCTTCAGGCTAAAGAATCTAAACCTGGCTCAGAATGA
- a CDS encoding alpha-L-fucosidase, which translates to MSISKKLSWWTEARYGMSLHFGLYSLAGRGEWVRAQEQMSVEDYQRYFERFEPAPDWAIQWARLAKAAGAQYGVLTTKHHDGFCLFDSKLTDYSSMYTPAGRDLVREWVDAMRAEGLKVGLYYSLVDWHHPDYPAWQDRQHPLRHDSASEHRDRAANWDRYIEYMHGQLIELCSNYGVIDNLVVDFSYWQYTAEKWGATEIQNKLRALQPDMIFNDRWGREARQRLPRATYAGDYEQTEQNIPQQCLKDDQGERIPWEGWFTLTNSWSYSATDALWKSPSTIIRTLINCVSKDGNLLINVCPDGKGIVPAQAVDIMEEVGEWMRSNGESIYGAGASSYAKPEWGRYTQKGRTLYAHLTDQPIGNICLPGLRGRVKRGRIVATDTEVRICDYWNPVVQSFDGPDDIFFNFASPTAATYPLPDARATVVAFELNDDVATQQERERLDTAIQAAMVSRTVM; encoded by the coding sequence ATGAGTATTTCAAAAAAACTAAGTTGGTGGACGGAGGCACGTTATGGCATGTCTTTACACTTTGGGTTGTATTCTTTGGCTGGTCGCGGGGAGTGGGTGCGTGCGCAAGAGCAAATGTCGGTCGAGGACTATCAACGGTATTTTGAGCGCTTTGAACCTGCGCCTGATTGGGCGATTCAATGGGCACGGTTGGCAAAAGCTGCCGGGGCGCAATATGGAGTGCTCACGACAAAGCATCATGATGGATTTTGTCTGTTTGATTCCAAGTTAACGGACTATAGCTCCATGTACACGCCTGCCGGACGTGATCTTGTGCGTGAGTGGGTCGATGCGATGCGAGCTGAGGGGCTGAAAGTGGGTTTGTATTATTCATTAGTGGATTGGCATCATCCTGATTATCCAGCTTGGCAAGACCGTCAGCATCCCTTGCGCCATGATTCCGCTAGTGAGCATCGAGATCGTGCTGCCAATTGGGATCGTTACATCGAGTATATGCACGGTCAGTTGATCGAGCTATGCAGCAACTATGGAGTGATTGATAATCTTGTAGTCGATTTTTCTTATTGGCAATACACCGCCGAAAAGTGGGGCGCGACAGAGATTCAGAATAAATTACGTGCCTTGCAACCTGACATGATCTTTAATGATCGCTGGGGTCGGGAAGCGCGCCAACGTTTACCACGTGCAACTTACGCAGGCGATTACGAGCAGACAGAGCAGAACATTCCGCAGCAATGTTTGAAAGATGACCAGGGTGAACGAATTCCATGGGAGGGGTGGTTTACGCTGACTAATTCCTGGTCGTATTCCGCAACGGATGCCCTGTGGAAGTCACCGAGCACAATTATTCGCACATTGATTAATTGCGTGTCTAAGGATGGTAATTTGTTAATTAATGTTTGCCCGGACGGAAAAGGCATCGTGCCAGCCCAAGCTGTGGATATTATGGAGGAAGTCGGAGAATGGATGCGCTCGAACGGGGAGTCTATTTACGGAGCAGGTGCGTCGTCGTATGCTAAGCCAGAGTGGGGGCGTTATACCCAAAAGGGGCGCACTCTATATGCACATCTAACTGATCAGCCCATTGGTAACATCTGTTTGCCGGGATTGCGCGGGCGCGTGAAACGAGGGCGTATCGTCGCTACGGATACCGAGGTGCGAATTTGCGACTATTGGAATCCGGTGGTACAGAGCTTTGATGGGCCGGACGATATTTTCTTTAATTTTGCTTCGCCCACTGCGGCGACCTATCCACTGCCTGATGCACGTGCCACGGTGGTCGCTTTTGAGCTGAATGATGATGTCGCCACTCAACAAGAGCGAGAGCGCCTGGATACTGCGATTCAGGCTGCCATGGTCAGTCGCACTGTCATGTAA
- a CDS encoding PEP-CTERM sorting domain-containing protein, with protein MSADVGVEYTGDIVFSDTGSGNYVFNGSGSGTGYEIEISGNLSGTLNETLNFVGSNGAGKEDFAYRITGNNSTLSRTQSGTIFGNNGAFLRTGHLILDNANALGLGNNFNFGLGQNNSNYIGSTVGLYATDGNDVSGDIYILDNSRAAGSRTGRVTVGLDGAGEVEFSGNIGLAGISDNNRNLNNLHLTADSGSRVNFSGQIFDSTSTTPMKVALIIEGGGTVAFSHGDNTYGGTGTYDSFGGTSITADTTLLVNGGEDNLTTSGTGTGMVRVGYKAVSTTADTTSGSAIVTVASTEGLQVGQAVSGTGIEAGTTISRINTVTTPGGVINTIQLSKQATASGSDISFDAAATTGILGGTGRIRPGDANSIIVASGSSIAAGDGGIGTLTFDGGDTTANLLTMESGSIFSFDLGAGNASDEIALWNYVVGDLGLNNNIVNFEGAQEGSYTLFSFYSDSGSTMTASGIADGLVIGTGLDGFAYTLNYNTNSITLDVVPEPSVAGLLMGTCVGLLCLRRKKRA; from the coding sequence TTGTCTGCCGACGTGGGAGTTGAGTATACTGGAGATATCGTTTTTTCGGATACAGGGAGCGGTAATTATGTATTCAACGGCAGCGGATCTGGAACTGGCTACGAGATTGAGATTTCTGGCAATCTTTCGGGTACTCTTAACGAAACATTGAATTTTGTAGGGAGCAACGGTGCTGGAAAGGAAGATTTCGCTTACAGAATAACTGGGAATAACTCGACTTTGAGTAGGACTCAATCGGGGACGATTTTTGGTAATAATGGTGCCTTTTTACGCACGGGCCATCTGATCTTAGATAATGCCAATGCCTTAGGCCTGGGCAATAACTTCAACTTTGGCCTCGGTCAAAATAACTCGAACTATATTGGCAGCACTGTTGGATTGTATGCAACCGATGGCAATGATGTGAGCGGTGACATATATATCCTCGATAATTCTCGTGCAGCTGGTTCCAGGACTGGGCGGGTGACTGTTGGCTTGGATGGAGCGGGTGAAGTTGAGTTCTCGGGAAATATCGGCTTGGCTGGCATTAGTGACAATAATAGAAATCTGAATAATTTGCACCTGACTGCTGACAGCGGCTCTCGGGTTAATTTCTCGGGGCAGATTTTTGATTCAACTTCTACGACGCCGATGAAGGTGGCGCTCATTATTGAAGGCGGAGGCACCGTAGCCTTTAGTCATGGAGACAACACTTATGGCGGTACGGGAACTTATGATAGCTTTGGTGGCACCAGCATCACTGCGGACACCACTTTACTCGTCAATGGCGGTGAGGACAATCTCACTACCAGTGGCACTGGCACCGGGATGGTGCGTGTGGGGTATAAAGCTGTCAGCACCACAGCTGATACGACTTCTGGCTCCGCGATTGTCACTGTGGCCTCCACGGAAGGTCTACAAGTCGGGCAAGCAGTCTCTGGCACGGGCATTGAGGCCGGCACGACGATTTCTCGCATCAATACAGTCACGACACCCGGAGGTGTGATCAACACAATCCAACTGAGCAAGCAAGCCACCGCGTCTGGCAGCGACATTAGCTTTGATGCCGCAGCGACGACTGGTATTCTCGGTGGCACGGGCCGTATTCGTCCCGGTGATGCGAATTCGATAATCGTTGCGAGTGGTTCCAGCATCGCTGCCGGCGATGGTGGAATTGGTACCTTAACTTTTGATGGCGGCGATACCACCGCGAATCTGTTGACTATGGAATCAGGTTCGATCTTTAGCTTTGACCTCGGCGCGGGCAATGCCAGCGACGAGATTGCATTGTGGAACTACGTCGTTGGTGACTTGGGTTTGAACAATAATATTGTTAACTTTGAAGGTGCTCAAGAGGGGAGCTATACGCTCTTTAGCTTCTATTCGGATAGTGGCAGCACTATGACTGCCAGTGGTATTGCTGATGGTTTGGTGATTGGCACTGGCTTGGATGGCTTTGCCTACACGCTCAACTATAATACTAATAGTATCACTTTGGACGTTGTTCCTGAACCTAGTGTAGCTGGCTTATTAATGGGCACTTGTGTGGGCCTGTTGTGCTTGCGTCGTAAAAAGCGTGCTTAA
- a CDS encoding sugar-binding domain-containing protein: MQNYFILLLALLTSLHASASEVSLSDGARSYVNLAGEWGVLPINGVSFDFPPPEAIWQTQQVPNRRVPSLQASTTPYAPHVKVLLNEDGGDVRRKTGIAAWFQRRFTLPEAPQANQRVLLHFGGMAFKSEVWLNGTKLGEPLLGQLPISFDVTDVLRTNGSNELLVGLSDREGLLDVAHKTYIAPASGVAMGIWGDVELQLVPSVRIDDVFVKTSVKERRLDLEVTLVNASAQSATLSVGAMITDVKQQPETQIELSQVTLAAGESKTILLSKDWIAPHLWFAIRPVAVFRDGHSGARRRASRCVGDTIWLS; encoded by the coding sequence ATGCAAAACTATTTTATCCTGCTATTGGCTCTGCTAACATCCTTACATGCTTCAGCCAGCGAAGTGTCGCTCTCAGACGGCGCGCGCAGCTATGTCAATCTTGCTGGAGAGTGGGGAGTCTTACCGATCAATGGGGTGAGCTTCGATTTTCCGCCTCCTGAGGCTATTTGGCAGACACAGCAAGTGCCCAATCGTCGGGTCCCATCGCTCCAGGCAAGCACCACGCCTTATGCTCCGCATGTTAAAGTGCTACTGAATGAGGATGGAGGTGATGTTCGCCGTAAGACTGGTATCGCTGCTTGGTTTCAACGTCGTTTCACTTTGCCGGAAGCACCGCAAGCGAATCAGCGGGTGTTGCTCCATTTCGGTGGCATGGCATTTAAAAGTGAAGTTTGGTTGAATGGGACGAAGCTGGGGGAACCTTTGCTTGGGCAGTTGCCCATTTCGTTTGATGTCACTGATGTGCTGCGCACGAATGGGAGTAACGAGTTGCTCGTTGGCCTGAGTGATCGCGAGGGGCTGTTAGATGTGGCACATAAAACTTACATTGCGCCCGCGTCGGGGGTTGCGATGGGGATTTGGGGCGATGTGGAATTGCAGCTGGTGCCAAGTGTGCGGATCGATGATGTTTTCGTGAAAACGAGTGTCAAAGAGCGCCGGCTTGATTTGGAAGTCACCTTGGTCAATGCGAGTGCTCAGTCGGCGACCCTGTCGGTGGGGGCGATGATTACAGACGTCAAGCAACAGCCGGAGACGCAGATCGAGTTGAGCCAGGTGACACTGGCTGCCGGCGAATCCAAAACAATCTTACTCAGTAAGGATTGGATCGCGCCGCACTTGTGGTTCGCCATCAGACCCGTCGCTGTATTTCGCGACGGTCACAGTGGAGCAAGGAGACGCGCAAGTAGATGCGTTGGCGACACGATTTGGCTTTCGTGA